The following are encoded together in the Daucus carota subsp. sativus chromosome 5, DH1 v3.0, whole genome shotgun sequence genome:
- the LOC108220766 gene encoding indole-3-acetic acid-amido synthetase GH3.6 has product MPEELLRAREMDGVVYNVHETNKKALEFIQEVTSNAQEVQNQVLDEILSSNADVEYLRRHGLDGHVDRDTFKKVMPVITYEDLQPDIERISNGDTSKILCSQPISEFLTSSGTSGGERKLMPTIDEELGRKSSLYSLLMPVMDQFVPGLDKGKGMYFLFIKSEAKTPGGLLARPVLTSYYKSSYFKDRPYDPYTNYTSPNETVLCLDSYQSMYSQLLCGLFQNDEVVRVGAVFASGFIRAIRFLEKHWSSLCNDIRTGTIDPQITDLSVREAVMKILKPNPRLADLIEAECRRRSWKGIITRLWPNTKYIDVIVTGTMSQYIQTIDYYSNGLPLVCTMYASSECYFGVNLNPLCNPSDVAYTLIPTMAYFEFLPFNRKQQVSGSSKLNASDQLELVDLVDVKMGHEYELVVTTYAGLYRYRVGDILKVAGFKNKAPQFNFICRKNVVLSIDADKTDEVELHNAVKRAANHLSPFDARLVEYTSYADLSKIPGHYVLYWEIGYNNDTVIPPSVFEDCCLTVEESLNSVYRQGRVSDKSIGPLEIKIVETGTFDKLMDYAVSNGASINQYKAPRCVKYEPIIQLLNSRVVSKYLSPKCPEWVPGHKQWYNN; this is encoded by the exons ATGCCAGAGGAGTTGCTAAGAGCTAGAGAAATGGATGGTGTAGTGTATAATGTccatgaaacaaataagaaaGCGCTTGAGTTTATTCAAGAAGTTACTAGTAATGCACAAGAAGTTCAGAATCAAGTTCTTGATGAAATTCTTTCTTCCAATGCTGATGTTGAGTACTTGAGGAGGCATGGCCTTGATGGCCATGTCGACCGCGATACGTTCAAGAAGGTCATGCCTGTTATAACGTATGAGGATCTTCAGCCAGATATTGAACGTATTTCTAATGGAGATACTTCGAAAATTCTTTGTTCACAGCCTATTTCAGAATTTTTGACAAG CTCTGGAACATCCGGGGGAGAAAGAAAACTGATGCCAACTATAGATGAGGAGCTTGGAAGGAAATCATCTCTGTATAGCCTTTTGATGCCTGTGATGGATCAATTTGTTCCGGGTTTGGACAAGGGCAAAGGAATGTACTTCTTGTTCATCAAATCAGAAGCTAAAACTCCAGGGGGTCTCTTGGCTCGTCCAGTTCTCACTAGTTACTACAAAAGCTCTTATTTCAAGGACAGGCCTTATGATCCTTACACAAACTACACGAGTCCGAATGAAACAGTACTCTGCTTGGATTCTTACCAGAGCATGTACTCTCAGTTACTATGTGGCCTTTTCCAAAATGATGAAGTTGTTCGTGTTGGAGCTGTTTTTGCCTCTGGCTTCATCAGAGCCATACGGTTCCTTGAAAAACATTGGAGTAGCCTTTGTAATGATATCCGAACTGGAACCATTGACCCTCAAATAACTGACCTCAGTGTGAGGGAGGCAGTCATGAAAATTCTGAAACCAAACCCTAGGCTTGCAGACTTGATCGAGGCAGAGTGCAGGAGGAGGTCATGGAAAGGGATCATCACGCGGTTATGGCCTAACACCAAGTACATCGACGTTATTGTGACAGGAACTATGTCACAATATATTCAGACTATTGATTACTATAGCAATGGCCTTCCTCTTGTGTGCACTATGTATGCTTCTTCAGAGTGTTATTTTGGTGTGAACCTTAATCCTCTTTGCAATCCAAGTGATGTTGCGTACACTCTCATTCCTACCATGGCCTACTTTGAATTCTTGCCTTTCAATAGGAAGCAACAAGTCTCGGGATCCTCAAAGCTTAATGCAAGTGACCAACTTGAGCTGGTTGATCTTGTTGACGTGAAAATGGGACATGAATATGAGCTTGTTGTCACCACTTATGCCG GGCTCTATCGATATCGAGTTGGAGACATCTTAAAGGTTGCTGGATTCAAGAACAAAGCCCCTCAGTTCAATTTCATATGTCGAAAAAACGTTGTCCTCAGCATTGATGCTGACAAAACTGATGAAGTTGAGCTGCACAACGCGGTGAAGAGAGCGGCTAATCACCTCTCACCATTTGATGCCAGACTAGTAGAATACACAAGCTATGCAGACTTGTCGAAAATTCCAGGCCACTATGTCTTGTACTGGGAAATTGGCTACAACAATGACACGGTGATTCCTCCATCAGTGTTTGAAGATTGTTGCCTCACGGTTGAAGAATCACTCAACAGTGTGTACCGTCAAGGCCGGGTCTCTGACAAGTCGATTGGGCCACTGGAGATAAAGATAGTAGAAACTGGGACATTCGACAAGCTGATGGACTATGCTGTTAGCAATGGTGCATCAATCAACCAGTACAAGGCCCCACGGTGCGTCAAATATGAGCCCATTATCCAGCTTTTGAACTCCAGGGTTGTTTCCAAATACCTGAGCCCCAAATGCCCGGAATGGGTTCCTGGTCACAAGCAGTGGTACAACAACTGA
- the LOC108220223 gene encoding xyloglucan endotransglucosylase protein 6 — MVVIGDKMPMGCVLLGVCVGLVMLMSSGVSSSKFDELFEPGWAMDHFVYEGETLKMKLDNFSGAGFSSKNKYMFGKVTVDIKLVEGDSAGTVTAFYMSSDGPKHHEFDFEFLGNTSGEPYLVQTNVYVNGVGNREQRLNLWFDPTSDFHSYSILWNQRQVVFLVDNTPIRVHSNLEHKGVPYPKDQAMGVYSSIWNADDWATQGGRVKTDWSHAPFIASYKNFNIDGCECETTVNAANMLQQCSSSAEKKFWWDEPRLAELSLHQSHQLLWVRAKHMIYDYCSDAARFPVTPLECQHHHHQH, encoded by the exons ATGGTTGTTATTGGTGATAAAATGCCAATGGGGTGTGTGTTATTGGGAGTGTGTGTTGGTCTGGTAATGTTGATGAGTTCGGGAGTTAGCTCATCTAAATTTGATGAGCTTTTCGAACCTGGTTGGGCCATGGACCATTTTGTTTACGAAGGAGAGACTCTTAAGATGAAACTTGACAACTTTTCTG GAGCCGGGTTCTCATCGAAAAATAAGTACATGTTCGGAAAAGTCACAGTGGATATTAAGCTTGTGGAGGGTGATTCTGCCGGAACAGTCACTGCTTTCTAT ATGTCATCCGACGGTCCAAAGCACCAcgaatttgattttgaatttctgGGTAATACAAGTGGTGAACCATATCTTGTTCAGACAAATGTGTATGTTAACGGTGTCGGAAACAGGGAACAAAGGTTGAACCTATGGTTCGACCCAACCTCGGACTTCCACTCCTACTCCATCCTCTGGAACCAACGCCAAGTTGT ATTTTTGGTGGATAATACGCCAATTAGAGTGCACTCGAACTTGGAACACAAGGGTGTGCCTTACCCGAAAGACCAGGCCATGGGCGTGTACAGTTCAATATGGAATGCAGATGACTGGGCCACTCAGGGAGGCCGTGTCAAGACAGACTGGTCCCATGCGCCATTTATAGCTTCGTACAAGAACTTTAACATTGATGGTTGCGAGTGTGAGACCACGGTGAATGCAGCTAACATGTTGCAGCAATGCAGTAGTAGTGCTGAAAAGAAGTTCTGGTGGGATGAGCCTAGATTGGCTGAGTTGAGTCTGCATCAGAGCCACCAGCTGTTGTGGGTTCGGGCTAAACATATGATATATGATTATTGTAGTGATGCGGCTAGGTTCCCGGTGACTCCTTTGGAGTGCCAGCACCATCACCACCAGCATTAG
- the LOC108221796 gene encoding fasciclin-like arabinogalactan protein 21, whose amino-acid sequence MSITLAIIITTSFHSNPSSPTTSTQSIKHQLSLNATLVLKSHGFNVIATLLQISPHLFLSSQQCTIFAIQDRAFSDPLVPYSKLKELLLYHIAPTRYTFQQLLNRPQNSCLDTLRLKKAVVTRSSPRRRSVEINNVPITHPDLFLQGPVSIQGVLRPFFPVNQDWDTLQSPICNSSLRQHHQQKRVPKNKIEWPRIIHLLRSKGYAPFAMGLNSVIEGIIQDFKDLDSVTILAPPDLPFLPSASPLLQRIVKFHVLPRRLSFAELASLPEETLLRTLLDQKELQVTTSSSFSEILAINGVQIASPDIFSSNKFVIHGISEVFPMEEVELSSVFR is encoded by the coding sequence ATGTCGATAACATTAGCTATCATCATCACCACTTCTTTCCATTCCAATCCCAGCTCTCCAACAACATCCACACAATCCATCAAACACCAACTCTCTTTAAACGCCACTCTTGTCTTAAAATCTCATGGCTTCAATGTCATTGCCACCCTCCTCCAAATCTCTCCTCATCTCTTCCTTTCCTCGCAACAATGCACTATTTTCGCTATCCAAGATCGAGCATTCTCTGACCCTTTAGTCCCTTATTCAAAACTCAAAGAGCTTCTCTTGTACCACATTGCACCTACAAGATATACATTTCAACAACTGTTGAATAGGCCACAAAACTCTTGTCTTGACACCCTCCGTTTGAAAAAGGCTGTGGTTACGAGGTCTAGTCCAAGGCGGAGATCAGTTGAGATCAACAATGTGCCGATCACTCACCCTGATTTGTTTCTTCAGGGGCCTGTTTCGATACAGGGTGTGTTGAGGCCTTTTTTTCCGGTGAATCAAGATTGGGACACTCTTCAATCTCCCATCTGTAACTCCAGTTTGAGGCAACATCATCAACAAAAACGAGTTCCCAAGAACAAGATAGAATGGCCAAGAATAATCCACCTGTTAAGATCAAAAGGGTATGCACCATTTGCCATGGGATTAAATTCAGTCATTGAGGgaattattcaagattttaaagatttGGATTCGGTGACTATTTTGGCTCCTCCTGATTTACCATTTCTGCCATCAGCTTCACCTCTATTACAGAGAATTGTGAAATTTCATGTCCTGCCTCGGAGATTGTCTTTCGCAGAATTGGCTTCATTGCCTGAAGAGACCTTATTGAGAACACTACTTGATCAAAAAGAACTGCAGGTTACGACGAGTTCTAGTTTTTCTGAAATATTGGCAATCAACGGGGTGCAGATTGCATCACCGGATATTTTCTCATCCAACAAGTTTGTAATACATGGTATTTCAGAGGTTTTTCCCATGGAAGAGGTGGAGCTTTCTAGTGTGTTCAGATAG
- the LOC108221797 gene encoding pentatricopeptide repeat-containing protein At3g29230-like, producing MFLPSLKPHLGNNRILTLLQTSKTFSQILQIHAQLITTNFLNDPLITGKLLSTLTSKYLNITYAESVFTQVLEPNTYMYNTLIKGLMFNSNPKRVFHYYINMRRYGLFADNYTYPFILKACVDPTILYTTRKHDMDRSGLSEGRQVHGEIIKGGFEGDVFVRNGLIGMYCKVGKMGFSRVLFEGFSGKDLVSWNLMLNGYVRCRDMGNAEKLFDGMPERDVVSWSVMIDGYKKMGDVAHARVLFDSMPSRDLISWNSIIDAYVKAGDMQSAYELFDDMDEKNVISWSIIIDGYVKHGNPKKSLDIFRQMLCQGVKPDKISIAGAVSACALLGALDQGRWIHMYTKKNKIMVDIVVQTALMDMYMKCGRVEEATLIFSDMKETNVVTWNVLISGLGMNGYGKAALDCFMQMEMTGIPMDDLIFVSALTACSHAGLIVEGLDIFCQMEAWGIDPKIEHYGCLVDLLGRAGQLDKAISIIDSMPMKQNAELWGSLLLACRIHHNVVLAEVVLERLKELKADDCGVYILMSNIYADVGKWEGVGRARKVMRERKLKKSSGKSVIEIGSAIEEFTSGQGLQIQSEEIAKVLWSLLKVENFDE from the exons ATGTTTCTCCCTTCCTTAAAACCCCACCTGGGAAACAATCGAATTCTAACATTACTTCAAACATCCAAAACTTTTTCTCAGATTCTTCAAATTCATGCACAATTAATCACCACTAATTTCCTTAATGATCCATTAATTACTGGCAAATTGCTCTCCACATTAACCTCAAAATACTTAAACATCACTTATGCAGAAAGTGTATTCACTCAGGTTCTTGAACCGAATACTTATATGTATAACACATTGATAAAAGGTCTTATGTTCAACTCAAACCCCAAAAGGGTCTTTCATTATTACATTAATATGCGTAGATATGGACTCTTTGCTGATAATTATACATACCCTTTTATCCTAAAGGCTTGCGTAGACCCGACAATTttgtacacgacacgaaaacatGACATGGACAGGAGTGGGTTGAGTGAAGGAAGACAAGTACATGGGGAGATTATAAAAGGGGGTTTTGAGGGGGATGTGTTTGTGAGAAATGGGTTGATTGGAATGTATTGTAAAGTTGGAAAAATGGGGTTTTCTAGAGTGTTGTTTGAAGGGTTTAGTGGGAAGGATTTGGTTTCGTGGAATTTGATGTTGAATGGGTATGTAAGGTGCAGAGATATGGGCAATGCTGAGAAGTTGTTTGATGGAATGCCTGAAAGAGATGTTGTGTCGTGGTCTGTTATGATTGATGGTTACAAG AAAATGGGCGATGTTGCTCATGCTAGAGTTCTTTTTGACAGCATGCCATCGAGGGATTTAATTTCCTGGAATTCCATAATAGATGCTTACGTAAAGGCCGGAGATATGCAGTCAGCTTATGAGCTGTTTGATGACATGGATGAGAAGAATGTGATTTCTTGGAGCATAATCATAGATGGTTATGTTAAGCATGGAAATCCAAAGAAAAGCTTGGACATCTTTAGACAGATGCTTTGTCAGGGAGTAAAACCTGATAAAATATCTATTGCGGGTGCAGTATCAGCCTGTGCCCTGTTAGGTGCTCTCGATCAAGGAAGATGGATTCATATGTACACAAAGAAGAACAAAATCATGGTAGATATTGTAGTTCAGACTGCTCTAATGGACATGTACATGAAATGCGGTAGAGTTGAGGAGGCTACTTTAATATTTAGTGATATGAAAGAAACAAATGTTGTTACTTGGAATGTGCTGATATCTGGACTAGGAATGAATGGATATGGAAAGGCAGCTTTAGATTGCTTTATGCAGATGGAGATGACAGGAATACCGATGGatgatttaatttttgttaGTGCTTTGACAGCATGTAGTCATGCAGGTCTTATTGTAGAAGGGTTGGATATCTTTTGCCAAATGGAGGCATGGGGAATTGACCCTAAGATTGAACACTATGGCTGTTTAGTTGACCTTCTTGGTCGTGCAGGGCAGCTAGATAAAGCTATAAGTATTATAGACTCCATGCCCATGAAACAAAATGCAGAGCTTTGGGGGTCTCTTCTACTGGCTTGTCGAATTCATCATAATGTAGTTCTTGCTGAAGTTGTCTTAGAGAGACTGAAGGAACTAAAAGCGGATGATTGTGGTGTTTATATTCTCATGTCGAATATTTATGCTGATGTTGGAAAGTGGGAGGGTGTTGGGAGGGCGCGGAAAGTAATGAGAGAACGAAAATTGAAGAAAAGTAGTGGAAAGAGTGTCATTGAGATAGGCAGTGCCATAGAGGAGTTTACAAGTGGCCAAGGATTGCAAATACAGAGCGAGGAAATAGCTAAAGTTCTTTGGAGCTTGTTGAAGGTGGAGAATTTTGATGAATGA